In Humulus lupulus chromosome 7, drHumLupu1.1, whole genome shotgun sequence, the following are encoded in one genomic region:
- the LOC133791642 gene encoding syntaxin-31-like isoform X1 produces MKPLRKSPSLLNWRKRSSMFDDLLVDIQELTMSIKNAITTFNVALTDLQIIQNLEISDGNYSQDKVVHSTTICDDLKSKLIGATKKLQDVLTARTEDCQNEWMNVSKQEQVHRGVGI; encoded by the exons ATGAAGCCTCTCAGAAAATCTCCAAGCTTGCTTAAT TGGCGAAAAAGATCATCAATGTTTGATGACCTGCTTGTAGATATACAGGAGTTAACTATGTCGATAAAGAACGCCATTACAACGTTCAATGTTGCTCTTACAGATTTGCAAATTATTCAAAACTTGGAGATATCCGATGGCAATTACTCTCAGGACAAAGTTGTTCACTCCACAACTATTTGTGATGACTTAAAGAGCAAACTTATAGGGGCTACCAAAAAGCTTCAAGATGTGTTGACTGCTAGAACAGAA GACTGCCAAAATGAGTGGATGAATGTAAGCAAACAAGAACAAGTTCATAGAGGAGTGGGGATTTGA
- the LOC133791642 gene encoding syntaxin-31-like isoform X2: MKPLRKSPSLLNWRKRSSMFDDLLVDIQELTMSIKNAITTFNVALTDLQIIQNLEISDGNYSQDKVVHSTTICDDLKSKLIGATKKLQDVLTARTEVLNMLL, encoded by the exons ATGAAGCCTCTCAGAAAATCTCCAAGCTTGCTTAAT TGGCGAAAAAGATCATCAATGTTTGATGACCTGCTTGTAGATATACAGGAGTTAACTATGTCGATAAAGAACGCCATTACAACGTTCAATGTTGCTCTTACAGATTTGCAAATTATTCAAAACTTGGAGATATCCGATGGCAATTACTCTCAGGACAAAGTTGTTCACTCCACAACTATTTGTGATGACTTAAAGAGCAAACTTATAGGGGCTACCAAAAAGCTTCAAGATGTGTTGACTGCTAGAACAGAA GTATTAAACATGCTTCTTTGA